In one Pelecanus crispus isolate bPelCri1 chromosome 12, bPelCri1.pri, whole genome shotgun sequence genomic region, the following are encoded:
- the CACNG5 gene encoding voltage-dependent calcium channel gamma-5 subunit, producing MLLGMSACGRKALTLLSSVFAVCGLGLLGISVSTDYWLYLEEGIVQPQNQTAEIKLSLHSGLWRVCFLAGEERGRCFTIEYVMPMNIQMTSESTVNVLKMIRSATPFPLVSLFFMFIGFILSNIGHIRPHRTILAFVSGIFFILSGLSLVVGLVLYISSINDEMLNRTKDSETFFNYKYGWSFAFSAISFLLTESAGVMSVYLFMKRYTAEDIYRPHPGFYRPRLSNCSDYSGQFLHPDAWVRGRSPSDISSEASLQMNSNYPALLKCPDYDQMSSSPC from the exons ATGCTTTTGGGAATGAGCGCCTGCGGCAGGAAGGCGCTGACCCTGCTCAGCAGCGTGTTCGCCGTCTGCGGCCTCGGCCTCCTGGGCATCTCCGTCAGCACCGACTACTGGCTCTACCTGGAGGAGGGCATCGTCCAGCCCCAAAACCAGACGGCGGAAATCAAACTGTCGCTGCACTCGGGGCTCTGGAGGGTCTGCTTTCTGGCAG GTGAAGAGCGTGGCCGGTGCTTCACTATCGAATACGTCATGCCCATGAACATCCAGATGACGTCTGAATCCACAGTCAATGTCCTGA AGATGATCCGCTCTGCCACCCCCTTCCCTCTGGTCAGCCTCTTCTTCATGTTCATCGGCTTCATCCTGAGCAACATCGGCCACATTCGGCCTCACCGGACCATCCTCGCCTTCGTCTCGGGAATATTCTTCATCCTGTCGG GTCTGTCCCTCGTGGTGGGGCTGGTCCTCTACATATCCAGCATTAACGACGAGATGCTAAACAGGACCAAGGACTCAGAGACGTTCTTCAATTACAAATACGGATGGTCATTTGCCTTCTCGGCCATCTCGTTCCTTCTCACGGAG AGCGCCGGGGTGATGTCCGTTTACCTGTTCATGAAGCGCTACACGGCCGAGGACATCTACCGACCTCACCCCGGCTTCTACCGTCCGCGGCTGAGCAACTGCTCCGACTACTCGGGGCAGTTCCTGCACCCGGATGCGTGGGTGCGGGGACGCAGCCCTTCGGATATCTCCAGCGAGGCGTCCCTGCAGATGAACAGTAACTACCCGGCGCTGCTCAAGTGCCCCGACTACGACCAGATGTCCTCGTCCCCGTGCTGA